From a region of the Streptomyces venezuelae genome:
- a CDS encoding S8 family peptidase: MRPISRTALGAAAAAVLAATAIGPTAAQPSDGAPGAGKRPLVGGQAAGEQPTAPVTVTLVTGDRILVSTDTAGRTAATAMPRADGSQPLVQTRQSGKDLYVYPEGAVKALAEGKADPELFNVTGLVRQGYDDAHTRKLPLIAVYDGSVNVARSAPPTPRGADRSRVLGSIGAVALAADKEQAAAFWSDVTGTDPRARSVAGGLKKLWLDGKVQANLERSTKQVAATAAWAAGYDGKGTKVAVLDTGTDLDHPDLRGRVLASENFTDSDTDADRQGHGTHTISTVGGSGAESGGARKGVAPAAGLLSGKVLNDGGYGLDSWIIAGMEWAVESRADVVSMSLGDPSRTACDDPLAAAAERLSRQGPLFVVAAGNSGPGNNTVSSPGCAASVLTVGAVDRDDTTAAFSSRGPAGLQHTLKPEIAAPGVGISAAAAGGRGVYAYQSMSGTSMATPHVAGAAAIVKQRHPDWTGQQIKAALVGSAATAVPGDVRETGGGRLDVKAAIDTTVTGAPAVQGGTYSWPQDRSDRTAVEVPYTNLGKSPVTLSLAVEKVTGNDGSPVRSRVARLERRTVTVPAGATTRVPLALDPAAELERSQYGDVTGRVVATADGVHVSTPFSLYVEPETVTLRVKLVDRAGEPASGPSSLDVIGTDDATGERRFNEGATDQVYRVRPGAYFLSAFVATPDGGEGAGLTDSLTYLGRPQVELKKDTTVVLDARRAGRLDIATDRPAEARNTTLGFARSWDDVWLHAGTATGGRTIRGFYASVEGRAKDGDFEFASYWRAAAPLVSELKAVGGPVLHPITASTGSDNLDGTGSAPLVDAGSGSPGELAAAGARGAVVLVKTADGALYEVAQNARAAGATAVLAHRDAPGRWTGFTGYTGGALPALTIEAAEARALLARLATGKVTLSWKAESQSPYVYSLALPATGEVKSGGRTHRVRDRDLGQTVSTYNSMGVAADFIDIAGAYRPIGSAVYFGGIETVAAPGTRTEYHSAGDTAWDQLLSSSFPWGEFMVGEQRTYAKGQRDGATWYDGVIGPVAPRDLTGRETLAAERQGGLIGFAPAMWGDSRHAAQPGSFGDVGSLVLRRDGEVLGESGYPFGVFEVPAEKGRYELTQSIEKIGSPARVWQRSTAVRTTWGFSSELDASAYSQGLAILFPRYTAPLDGMKTIAAADGQSIALAVTGHAGYTPGALKSAQLSYSYDGENWTQAKVTERGGRWSAVVDHAGASGKAVSLKAELTDAKGATVTQTVVRAYDMR; encoded by the coding sequence ATGCGTCCGATATCGCGTACGGCACTCGGAGCGGCCGCCGCGGCCGTCCTGGCCGCCACCGCCATCGGCCCGACGGCGGCACAGCCGTCCGACGGAGCGCCCGGAGCGGGGAAGAGACCGCTCGTCGGCGGCCAGGCGGCCGGAGAGCAGCCCACGGCCCCCGTCACGGTGACCCTGGTCACCGGCGACCGGATCCTGGTGTCCACCGACACGGCCGGCCGCACCGCCGCCACCGCGATGCCGCGCGCGGACGGCTCGCAGCCGCTCGTACAGACCCGGCAGTCGGGCAAGGACCTGTACGTGTACCCCGAGGGCGCGGTCAAGGCCCTCGCCGAAGGCAAGGCCGACCCCGAACTCTTCAACGTCACCGGCCTCGTCCGGCAGGGCTACGACGACGCGCACACTCGGAAGCTGCCGCTCATCGCGGTTTACGACGGATCCGTGAACGTGGCGCGCAGCGCCCCGCCCACGCCCCGCGGCGCCGACCGCTCCCGCGTCCTCGGCTCCATCGGCGCCGTCGCCCTCGCCGCCGACAAGGAGCAGGCCGCCGCCTTCTGGTCGGACGTCACCGGTACGGATCCCCGCGCCCGCTCCGTGGCGGGCGGGCTGAAGAAGCTGTGGCTGGACGGCAAGGTCCAGGCGAACCTGGAGCGTTCGACGAAGCAGGTGGCCGCCACCGCCGCCTGGGCCGCCGGATACGACGGCAAGGGCACCAAGGTCGCCGTCCTGGACACCGGAACGGACCTGGACCACCCCGACCTCCGGGGCCGGGTCCTTGCCTCGGAGAACTTCACCGACTCCGACACCGACGCCGACCGGCAGGGCCACGGCACCCACACCATCTCCACCGTCGGAGGTTCCGGCGCCGAGAGCGGCGGCGCCAGGAAGGGCGTTGCCCCCGCCGCCGGACTGCTCAGCGGCAAGGTCCTGAACGACGGCGGCTACGGCCTCGATTCATGGATCATCGCGGGCATGGAATGGGCCGTCGAGTCCAGGGCCGACGTGGTCTCCATGAGTCTCGGCGACCCCTCGCGGACCGCCTGCGACGATCCGCTCGCCGCCGCCGCCGAACGGCTCTCCCGGCAGGGCCCGCTCTTCGTCGTCGCCGCGGGCAACTCCGGCCCCGGCAACAACACGGTCTCCTCGCCCGGTTGCGCCGCCTCCGTCCTGACCGTCGGCGCCGTCGACCGTGACGACACCACCGCCGCCTTCTCCAGCCGCGGACCGGCCGGACTCCAGCACACCCTCAAGCCCGAGATCGCCGCCCCCGGCGTCGGGATCTCCGCAGCCGCCGCGGGCGGCCGGGGCGTGTACGCCTACCAGTCCATGTCCGGCACCTCGATGGCCACCCCGCACGTCGCGGGCGCCGCCGCCATCGTCAAGCAGCGCCACCCCGACTGGACCGGGCAGCAGATCAAGGCCGCCCTCGTCGGCTCGGCCGCCACCGCCGTCCCAGGGGACGTACGGGAGACCGGCGGCGGCCGCCTGGACGTGAAAGCGGCGATCGACACCACCGTCACCGGTGCGCCCGCCGTCCAGGGCGGCACCTACAGCTGGCCGCAGGACCGGAGCGACCGCACCGCCGTCGAGGTCCCGTACACCAACCTCGGCAAGAGCCCCGTCACCCTGAGCCTGGCCGTGGAGAAGGTCACCGGCAACGACGGCTCGCCCGTCCGCAGCCGGGTGGCCCGCCTGGAGCGGCGTACGGTGACCGTCCCGGCCGGCGCCACCACCAGGGTGCCGCTCGCCCTCGATCCGGCGGCGGAACTGGAACGCTCCCAGTACGGGGACGTCACCGGCCGCGTCGTCGCCACCGCCGACGGCGTGCACGTCTCCACCCCGTTCTCGCTCTACGTCGAGCCGGAGACGGTGACCCTGCGCGTCAAGCTCGTCGACCGTGCGGGCGAGCCGGCCTCCGGTCCCTCCTCGCTGGACGTGATCGGCACCGACGACGCCACCGGCGAGCGCCGGTTCAACGAAGGCGCCACGGACCAGGTCTACCGGGTGCGTCCGGGCGCGTACTTCCTCTCCGCCTTCGTGGCCACCCCCGACGGGGGCGAGGGCGCCGGGCTGACCGACTCCCTCACCTACCTCGGCCGCCCCCAGGTCGAACTGAAGAAGGACACCACCGTCGTCCTGGACGCCCGTAGGGCCGGACGCCTGGACATCGCCACCGACCGGCCGGCCGAGGCCCGCAACACCACCCTCGGATTCGCCCGCAGCTGGGACGACGTCTGGCTGCACGCGGGCACCGCCACGGGCGGCCGGACCATCCGCGGCTTCTACGCCTCCGTCGAAGGCCGCGCGAAGGACGGCGACTTCGAGTTCGCGTCCTACTGGCGGGCGGCCGCGCCGCTCGTCTCGGAGCTGAAGGCCGTCGGCGGTCCGGTCCTGCACCCGATCACCGCGTCCACCGGCAGCGACAACCTGGACGGAACGGGCAGCGCGCCCCTCGTCGACGCCGGCTCGGGAAGCCCCGGGGAACTCGCCGCGGCGGGTGCCAGGGGCGCGGTCGTCCTCGTGAAGACCGCAGACGGCGCACTGTACGAGGTCGCGCAGAACGCGCGGGCCGCCGGAGCCACGGCCGTCCTCGCCCACCGCGACGCCCCCGGCCGCTGGACGGGTTTCACCGGGTACACGGGCGGCGCGCTGCCCGCGCTGACCATCGAGGCCGCCGAGGCGCGGGCGCTGCTGGCCAGGCTCGCGACCGGCAAGGTCACGCTGTCCTGGAAGGCCGAGTCGCAGAGCCCGTACGTCTACTCCCTCGCCCTCCCCGCGACCGGTGAGGTCAAGAGCGGCGGCCGCACCCACCGGGTGCGGGACCGCGACCTCGGACAGACCGTGTCCACCTACAACTCCATGGGAGTGGCGGCCGACTTCATTGACATAGCCGGGGCCTACCGGCCGATCGGATCCGCCGTGTACTTCGGCGGGATCGAGACCGTCGCGGCTCCGGGCACGCGCACCGAGTACCACTCCGCCGGGGACACCGCCTGGGACCAGCTGCTCTCCTCCAGCTTCCCCTGGGGCGAGTTCATGGTCGGTGAGCAGCGCACCTACGCCAAGGGGCAGCGCGACGGCGCCACTTGGTACGACGGCGTCATCGGCCCGGTCGCACCGCGCGACCTCACGGGCAGGGAGACCCTGGCCGCCGAACGGCAGGGCGGCCTGATCGGATTCGCCCCCGCCATGTGGGGCGACAGCCGCCACGCGGCGCAGCCGGGCTCCTTCGGCGACGTCGGCTCGCTCGTGCTCCGGCGGGACGGCGAGGTCCTCGGGGAGAGCGGGTACCCGTTCGGGGTCTTCGAGGTGCCCGCCGAGAAGGGCCGTTACGAACTCACCCAGTCCATCGAGAAGATCGGCTCGCCCGCCCGGGTCTGGCAGCGTTCCACCGCCGTACGGACCACCTGGGGCTTCTCCTCCGAGCTCGACGCGTCGGCGTACTCGCAGGGGCTGGCGATCCTCTTCCCGCGGTACACGGCCCCACTCGACGGGATGAAGACGATCGCGGCTGCGGACGGCCAGAGCATCGCGCTGGCCGTCACCGGGCACGCCGGGTACACGCCCGGGGCACTGAAGTCGGCGCAGCTGTCGTACTCCTACGACGGCGAGAACTGGACGCAGGCGAAGGTGACCGAGCGGGGCGGCCGGTGGAGCGCGGTCGTCGACCACGCCGGGGCCTCCGGCAAGGCCGTGTCGCTGAAGGCCGAACTGACCGACGCGAAGGGCGCCACGGTCACCCAGACCGTCGTACGGGCATACGACATGCGCTGA
- a CDS encoding DUF456 domain-containing protein: MDLPQLLLVGLVLLLGVVGVLIPGVPGTWLVWAGLLWWALHVRSASAWSLLVAATALLLVVQVVKWLLPPRHVRGLGITTRMVVLAGAGAVLGFVLIPVVGAVPGFVGGIYLCERLRLGTHGEALASVRAVMRAVGTSVLVELFACLMVVGAWLGMVLAQ, from the coding sequence ATGGATCTGCCTCAGCTGCTGCTGGTGGGGCTGGTGCTGCTGCTCGGGGTGGTCGGTGTGCTGATCCCGGGTGTGCCGGGCACCTGGCTGGTGTGGGCGGGGCTGCTGTGGTGGGCGCTGCACGTGCGCTCGGCGTCGGCCTGGTCCCTGCTGGTCGCGGCGACGGCCCTGCTGCTGGTGGTGCAGGTGGTGAAGTGGCTGCTGCCGCCCCGGCATGTGCGGGGGCTGGGCATCACGACGCGGATGGTGGTGCTCGCGGGGGCCGGAGCGGTCCTGGGCTTCGTCCTGATCCCGGTGGTGGGGGCCGTACCGGGTTTCGTCGGCGGCATCTACCTGTGCGAGCGGCTCCGCCTGGGCACCCACGGCGAGGCTCTGGCGTCGGTACGGGCGGTGATGCGGGCGGTGGGGACGAGCGTGCTGGTGGAGCTGTTCGCCTGCCTGATGGTGGTGGGGGCGTGGCTGGGAATGGTGCTGGCGCAGTAG
- a CDS encoding helix-turn-helix domain-containing protein, protein MLGAIGLDEGQESAYRALVALGAAEVPDLAHRLTLPVPHTERALRHLERHGLAAQSSARPGRWVAAPPGVALGALLTQQRHELEQAELAAALLAEEYRAEATEPAVHDLVEVVQGASAVAHRFHQIQLGAEKEVCALVTGRPQVVTGTDNEAEDRASVRGVDYRVVIEREVLTLPSGIREASTALARGERIRVTAQVPTKLVIADRTLAMVPLTARGAEPAALVVHASGLLESLTGLFEAVWRESLPLRLGAAGSAEEAGGGPDATDLEILSLLLAGMTDASVAKHLELGLRTVQRRVKGLMELSGVTTRLQLGWHAYERGWVAR, encoded by the coding sequence TTGCTGGGTGCCATAGGCCTGGACGAGGGCCAGGAGTCGGCGTACCGCGCACTGGTCGCGCTGGGGGCCGCGGAGGTACCCGACCTCGCGCACCGGCTCACGCTGCCGGTGCCGCACACCGAACGGGCGCTGCGCCACCTGGAGCGGCACGGGCTGGCGGCTCAGTCGTCGGCGCGGCCCGGACGCTGGGTGGCGGCCCCGCCGGGGGTGGCCCTCGGCGCGCTGCTGACCCAGCAGCGGCACGAGCTGGAGCAGGCCGAGCTGGCGGCGGCGCTGCTGGCCGAGGAGTACCGGGCGGAGGCGACCGAGCCCGCGGTGCACGACCTGGTGGAGGTGGTGCAGGGCGCGAGCGCGGTGGCGCACCGCTTCCACCAGATCCAGCTGGGCGCGGAGAAGGAGGTCTGCGCGCTGGTCACCGGCCGGCCGCAGGTGGTGACGGGGACGGACAACGAGGCGGAGGACCGGGCCTCCGTACGCGGGGTCGACTACCGGGTGGTCATCGAGCGGGAGGTGCTGACCCTGCCGAGCGGGATCCGGGAGGCGTCGACGGCGCTGGCGCGCGGCGAGCGGATCCGGGTGACGGCGCAGGTCCCGACGAAGCTGGTGATCGCGGACCGGACGCTGGCCATGGTCCCGCTGACGGCCCGGGGGGCCGAGCCGGCGGCGCTGGTGGTGCACGCGTCGGGGCTGCTGGAGTCCCTGACCGGCCTGTTCGAGGCGGTGTGGCGGGAGTCGCTGCCGCTGCGGCTGGGGGCGGCCGGTTCGGCGGAGGAGGCCGGCGGCGGCCCCGACGCCACGGACCTGGAGATCCTGTCGCTGCTGCTGGCGGGCATGACCGACGCGAGCGTGGCCAAGCACCTGGAGCTGGGGCTGCGGACGGTGCAGCGGCGGGTCAAGGGGCTGATGGAGCTGTCCGGGGTGACGACACGGCTGCAGCTGGGCTGGCACGCGTACGAGCGGGGCTGGGTGGCCCGATAG
- a CDS encoding ATP-binding protein: MRRADLKAVGEVRKALRELMRHRCHTDAAEVAELLITELVTNALVHTDRGAEVHASLAAARLRVEVRDYAARRPRPYVPTADDGTHGRGLVLVQALADDWGVDALALGSGKVVWFELDARRDAGPA, translated from the coding sequence CTGCGCCGGGCCGACCTGAAGGCCGTGGGCGAAGTCCGCAAGGCGCTCAGGGAGTTGATGCGCCACCGGTGCCATACCGACGCCGCGGAGGTGGCCGAGCTCCTGATCACCGAGCTCGTCACCAACGCGCTCGTCCACACCGACCGGGGGGCCGAGGTGCACGCCAGTCTCGCCGCCGCCCGCTTACGGGTGGAGGTCCGGGACTACGCCGCACGCCGTCCCCGGCCGTACGTACCGACCGCCGACGACGGTACGCATGGCCGGGGACTCGTGCTGGTACAGGCGCTCGCCGACGACTGGGGCGTGGACGCGCTCGCCCTGGGCAGCGGCAAGGTGGTGTGGTTCGAGCTCGACGCACGACGTGACGCAGGGCCCGCCTGA
- a CDS encoding PPOX class F420-dependent oxidoreductase translates to MTDFKGFSAAELAYLRSQHLGRLATVDASGQPQANPVGFFPQEDGTILVGGMAMGTTKKWRNLHGNPRLSLVVDDLVSTRPWRVRGIEIRGRATLETGPHELGPHFSPEVIRIHPERVHTWGL, encoded by the coding sequence ATGACGGACTTCAAGGGGTTCAGCGCGGCTGAACTGGCGTATCTGCGTTCCCAGCACCTGGGCCGCCTGGCCACGGTGGACGCCTCCGGGCAGCCGCAGGCGAACCCGGTGGGCTTCTTCCCGCAGGAGGACGGAACGATCCTGGTGGGCGGAATGGCGATGGGCACCACGAAGAAGTGGCGCAACCTGCACGGAAACCCCCGGCTCTCCCTGGTCGTGGACGACCTGGTGAGCACCCGCCCCTGGCGGGTGCGCGGCATCGAGATCCGGGGCCGCGCCACGCTGGAGACGGGCCCGCACGAGCTGGGCCCCCACTTCAGCCCGGAGGTGATCCGGATCCACCCGGAACGTGTCCACACGTGGGGGCTCTGA
- a CDS encoding DUF2637 domain-containing protein — protein MRLTDISLDWLLPGSLLILGVLAAVAVLARGKRESEKAAADDSWERSEERRRRKEAVYGTASYVLLFCCAAVAAALSFHGLVGFGRQNLNLSGGWEYLVPFGLDGAAMFCSVLAVREASHGDAALGSRMLVWLFAGAAAWFNWVHAPRGLGHDGAPQFFAGMSLSAAVLFDRALKQTRRAALREQGLIPRPLPQIRMVRWLRAPRETFGAWSLMLLEGVRTLDEAVDEVREDKKEREQDRHRRRDQNRLDRARIKALGRQNRAFGRSRGRQVELPELTQGAGSAPVGAEPAIPEGQLPLRRRPSLQAVNPTESLDVTGPRTVDLTAEDDTQTIPRLDSLERKLKDLEQQFG, from the coding sequence ATGAGACTGACCGACATATCGCTGGACTGGCTGCTGCCCGGCAGCCTGCTGATCCTGGGCGTACTTGCGGCAGTTGCGGTACTGGCCCGTGGCAAGCGCGAGAGCGAGAAGGCCGCGGCCGACGACAGCTGGGAGCGCAGCGAGGAACGGCGGCGGCGCAAGGAAGCCGTCTACGGGACCGCTTCGTACGTTCTGCTCTTCTGCTGCGCGGCGGTCGCCGCCGCACTCTCCTTCCACGGGCTGGTCGGCTTCGGCCGGCAGAACCTCAACCTCTCCGGAGGCTGGGAGTACCTGGTCCCCTTCGGGCTCGACGGCGCCGCGATGTTCTGCTCGGTGCTCGCCGTGCGCGAGGCCAGCCACGGTGACGCGGCCCTCGGCTCACGCATGCTCGTCTGGCTGTTCGCGGGTGCGGCCGCGTGGTTCAACTGGGTGCACGCCCCCCGGGGTCTGGGCCACGACGGGGCCCCGCAGTTCTTCGCGGGGATGTCGCTCTCGGCGGCCGTGCTCTTCGACCGCGCCCTCAAGCAGACCCGCCGGGCGGCGCTGCGCGAACAGGGCCTGATCCCGCGGCCGTTGCCCCAGATCCGGATGGTCCGCTGGCTGCGGGCCCCCCGGGAGACCTTCGGCGCCTGGTCGCTCATGCTGCTGGAGGGGGTACGCACCCTCGACGAGGCCGTGGACGAGGTGCGCGAGGACAAGAAGGAGCGGGAGCAGGACCGGCACCGCAGGCGCGATCAGAACCGGCTGGACCGGGCGCGCATCAAGGCGCTGGGCCGCCAGAACCGGGCGTTCGGGCGTTCACGCGGCCGTCAGGTCGAGCTCCCGGAACTGACGCAGGGAGCGGGCTCCGCGCCGGTCGGCGCGGAGCCGGCCATACCGGAAGGACAGCTGCCCTTGCGACGCCGGCCCTCCCTGCAGGCCGTCAACCCCACCGAATCCCTTGACGTGACCGGCCCCCGGACGGTGGACCTCACCGCCGAGGACGACACCCAGACCATTCCCCGGTTGGACTCGCTGGAGCGCAAACTGAAGGACCTGGAGCAGCAGTTCGGCTGA
- a CDS encoding GntR family transcriptional regulator yields MHETARARVPAQRRKVLRHSVRGQVLDALRAALIDGDLVPGEIYSGPALGERFGVSATPVREAMQQLAVEGAVECLPNRGFRVLARTPRESAELAEVRALLEVPVMLRLARTEPPEAWEALRPAAEATVEAAAAGDLPGYAEADRDFHRAVLRLAGNDQLVQVAEELHRRAQWPLPGAPRVRRADLVADAAEHSALLEALIARDLPVVEALVREHFAGSPA; encoded by the coding sequence GTGCACGAGACGGCCCGCGCCCGGGTACCGGCACAAAGGCGGAAGGTGTTGCGCCATTCGGTGCGAGGCCAGGTGCTCGACGCGCTGCGCGCGGCCCTGATCGACGGGGACCTGGTGCCGGGGGAGATCTACTCGGGTCCGGCCCTGGGGGAGCGCTTCGGTGTCTCCGCGACCCCCGTGCGCGAGGCGATGCAGCAGCTGGCCGTGGAAGGCGCGGTGGAGTGCCTGCCCAACCGGGGCTTCCGGGTGCTCGCCCGCACGCCCCGGGAGAGCGCCGAGCTGGCCGAGGTACGCGCACTGCTGGAGGTCCCGGTGATGCTCCGGCTGGCCCGTACGGAGCCCCCGGAGGCCTGGGAGGCCCTGCGCCCGGCCGCGGAGGCGACGGTCGAGGCCGCGGCCGCCGGTGACCTGCCCGGGTACGCGGAGGCGGACCGGGACTTCCACCGGGCGGTGCTGCGGCTGGCCGGCAACGACCAGCTGGTGCAGGTCGCGGAGGAGCTCCACCGCCGGGCGCAGTGGCCCCTGCCGGGCGCTCCGCGGGTCCGGCGGGCCGACCTCGTCGCCGATGCGGCGGAGCACTCGGCGCTGCTGGAAGCGCTGATCGCGCGGGACCTGCCGGTGGTGGAAGCCCTGGTCCGCGAACACTTCGCAGGCTCCCCCGCCTGA
- a CDS encoding (2Fe-2S)-binding protein, giving the protein MTVTTFPAVTSAPPGSAVTDAYARLAEAYGGLRVIERTADEPLPRGAGWVGADELAAGGPALDAFLAWDNAQVLRDYGTQARPDVIAGFGLHRYAWPACLLITLPWFLHRRVPRFPVADVAFHRTLGRLSVRVGEFACLPDDPAAALPGARVVPDEEALRAEVRAAVAQHLGPLLEGFGPRMRRGRRALWGMVTDEVVESLWYLGNLLGEEERAMAELEALLPGSTAPYTGGAGFRTLTGPAGEELPTRDRAGCCFFYTIRPEDTCVTCPRTCDADRITRLVATAA; this is encoded by the coding sequence ATGACCGTCACGACCTTCCCGGCCGTCACATCCGCCCCGCCCGGCTCTGCGGTGACGGATGCGTACGCCAGGCTGGCCGAGGCGTACGGCGGACTGCGGGTGATCGAGCGAACCGCTGACGAGCCCCTCCCCCGCGGTGCGGGATGGGTCGGCGCGGACGAGCTCGCCGCCGGCGGACCGGCCCTGGACGCCTTCCTCGCCTGGGACAACGCCCAGGTCCTGAGGGACTACGGAACCCAGGCCCGGCCCGATGTGATCGCGGGCTTCGGGCTGCACCGGTACGCGTGGCCGGCCTGCCTGCTGATCACCCTCCCGTGGTTCCTGCACCGGCGGGTCCCGCGGTTCCCGGTCGCCGACGTGGCCTTCCACCGGACCCTCGGCCGTCTCAGCGTGCGCGTCGGGGAGTTCGCCTGCCTGCCGGACGATCCGGCGGCCGCACTCCCGGGGGCCCGTGTCGTGCCCGACGAGGAGGCGCTGCGCGCGGAGGTGCGGGCTGCGGTGGCCCAGCACCTCGGACCGCTGCTGGAAGGTTTCGGCCCGCGCATGCGGCGCGGCCGCCGCGCCCTGTGGGGCATGGTGACCGACGAGGTCGTCGAGAGCCTCTGGTACCTCGGCAACCTGCTCGGCGAGGAGGAGCGGGCCATGGCCGAGCTGGAGGCCCTCCTGCCGGGATCCACGGCCCCCTACACCGGGGGCGCCGGGTTCCGTACGCTCACCGGACCCGCCGGCGAGGAGCTGCCCACCCGGGACCGGGCCGGGTGCTGCTTCTTCTACACCATCCGCCCCGAGGACACCTGTGTCACCTGCCCCCGGACCTGTGACGCCGACCGCATCACCCGCCTCGTGGCGACCGCCGCCTGA
- a CDS encoding protein phosphatase 2C domain-containing protein, protein MSQQGADDWWQKLYEGPDAGAEPDPGDTLDNRFRSAAGVTADPAPGVPAPAPGVPTPGPAKGVEGPAPATGPPSAPATSPASAPAPGLAPDPGPPEPPRAPEPLLPGPRQGEPVPTPTLPTLPPPRDPRAGDATGYALGGVDVPPVRGPELPVRHPQTPGPEAWSDPARQPQPTPPAGAAPETAPEPAPAPERGPGPVAAGPETTRPEVSHLGDRAPTYAAEPGALPPADPAAVDGLTPDTVLEGARYGTYTLRAASLRGDSARYRGEARRDFLLTARFGSGDDALVLVALAGGDRAAPGAAEAAAELCRTVAAAVGRSQERLAEDIRAGRRDALRSGLQRLTDRGYGRLRARAAERGLDEPAYTAGLRGLLLPVDPQCRTRVCFGAGAGGLFRLRSGQWQDLEPAGPAEEAEGGFRFRAAVARPGDTLLLCSGGLADPMREEAALPAELAARWAGQEPPGLAAFLADTQLRLKGYADDRTAAAVWEA, encoded by the coding sequence ATGAGTCAGCAGGGCGCGGACGACTGGTGGCAGAAGCTCTACGAGGGCCCCGACGCGGGAGCCGAACCCGACCCGGGGGACACCCTGGACAACCGGTTCCGCTCGGCGGCGGGCGTGACGGCGGACCCGGCCCCGGGCGTCCCGGCACCGGCCCCCGGCGTCCCGACCCCGGGCCCGGCCAAGGGCGTTGAGGGTCCGGCACCGGCCACGGGCCCGCCATCGGCACCGGCCACGAGCCCGGCATCGGCACCGGCCCCGGGTCTCGCACCGGATCCGGGCCCGCCGGAGCCCCCGCGCGCACCGGAGCCACTGCTCCCCGGCCCCCGGCAGGGGGAGCCGGTGCCGACCCCTACCCTGCCCACCCTCCCCCCGCCGCGGGATCCCCGGGCGGGGGACGCCACCGGGTACGCGCTCGGGGGCGTGGACGTACCACCGGTGCGCGGGCCCGAGCTGCCGGTGCGGCACCCGCAGACGCCGGGCCCGGAGGCCTGGTCCGACCCCGCCCGACAGCCGCAGCCGACGCCTCCGGCCGGAGCCGCCCCCGAAACCGCGCCGGAACCCGCGCCCGCGCCCGAGCGGGGCCCCGGGCCCGTGGCGGCCGGACCGGAGACCACCCGGCCCGAGGTCTCCCACCTGGGAGATCGCGCCCCCACCTACGCCGCCGAACCGGGCGCCCTCCCACCCGCCGACCCGGCCGCGGTCGACGGGCTGACCCCGGACACGGTCCTGGAAGGGGCCCGCTACGGCACCTACACCCTGCGCGCCGCCTCGCTGCGCGGGGACTCCGCCCGCTACCGCGGCGAGGCCCGCCGCGACTTCCTGCTCACCGCCCGCTTCGGCAGCGGCGACGACGCGCTGGTCCTGGTGGCCCTCGCGGGCGGCGACCGGGCCGCCCCCGGGGCCGCCGAGGCCGCCGCCGAACTGTGCCGCACCGTCGCGGCCGCCGTCGGGCGCAGCCAGGAGCGGCTGGCCGAGGACATCCGCGCCGGACGCCGCGACGCCCTGCGCTCGGGCCTGCAGCGACTCACCGACCGGGGCTACGGGCGACTGCGGGCCCGCGCCGCCGAACGGGGGCTCGACGAGCCCGCGTACACCGCCGGGCTGCGCGGGCTGCTGCTCCCCGTGGACCCGCAGTGCCGGACCCGGGTGTGCTTCGGCGCCGGTGCGGGCGGGCTGTTCCGCCTCCGCTCGGGGCAGTGGCAGGACCTGGAACCCGCCGGCCCGGCCGAGGAGGCGGAGGGCGGGTTCCGCTTCCGTGCGGCCGTGGCCCGGCCGGGGGACACCCTGCTCCTGTGCTCCGGAGGCCTGGCGGATCCGATGCGGGAGGAGGCCGCCCTGCCGGCGGAGCTCGCCGCCCGCTGGGCCGGTCAGGAGCCGCCGGGCCTCGCGGCCTTCCTCGCGGACACCCAGCTCCGCCTCAAGGGGTACGCCGATGACCGCACCGCCGCCGCGGTCTGGGAGGCGTGA